In Daucus carota subsp. sativus chromosome 4, DH1 v3.0, whole genome shotgun sequence, one DNA window encodes the following:
- the LOC108192503 gene encoding E3 ubiquitin-protein ligase SIS3 codes for MAIRGVDFKWYDGFFLSMLATSIIIVAINWKRYHYCEYPLHIWIVVDYTTVFVFRLLMFVDNGLASGMGLDFGWQQRYARFCGRVVVLSILSLLLYPFLWAWTIIGTLWFTSARSCLPEEGQKYGFLIWLLFSYCGLICIACMSIGKWITRRQAHLLRGAQQGIPISQFGVLVDMIRVPDWAFEAAGQEMRGMGQDTAAYHPGLYLTPTQREAVEALIQELPKFRLKAVPTDCSECPICLEEFHVGNEVRGLPCAHNFHVECIDEWLRLNVKCPRCRCSVFPNLDLSALSSIRADSDHSPAAVVTAAPYVRTQPPSQSYLLRLQGLLRQVGTENGGNADLALEAAENGVLPVLMQPNRSPEPGRMRSSSLEH; via the exons ATGGCTATTAGAGGAGTTGATTTTAAGTG GTATGATGGTTTTTTCTTGTCAATGCTTGCAACTAGTAT AATCATTGTGGCGATCAATTGGAAGCGGTACCATTATTGTGAATATCCATTGCATATATGGATTGTG GTGGACTACACTACTGTGTTTGTTTTTCGGCTCCTCATGTTTGTGGATAATGGCCTTGCCTCAGGAATGGGATT GGATTTCGGTTGGCAGCAAAGATATGCTCGGTTTTGTGGAAGGGTTGTAGTTCTTTCAATTCTATCTCTGCTACTTTATCCTTTCCTCTGGGCATGGACTATAATTGGTACTCTGTGGTTCACTAGCGCAAGAAGCTGT TTGCCCGAAGAAGGTCAGAAGTACGGGTTCCTTATTTGGTTGCTTTTTAGCTATTGTGGTCTCATCTGCATTGCATGCATGTCCATCGGGAAG TGGATTACTAGAAGACAAGCTCATCTATTGCGTGGTGCACAACAGGGGATACCTATCTCACAGTTTGGG GTGTTGGTTGACATGATCAGGGTACCAGATTGGGCATTCGAAGCAGCTGGGCAAGAGATGAGAGGCATGGGCCAAGATACTGCTGCATACCACCCAGGGCTCTACTTGACGCCAACTCAA AGAGAAGCAGTGGAAGCGCTTATTCAGGAACTGCCAAAGTTCAGGCTTAAGGCTGTTCCAACCGATTGCAGTGAGTGTCCAATCTGTTTAGAAGAATTCCATGTTGGAAATGAG GTTAGAGGTCTTCCTTGTGCTCATAATTTCCATGTGGAATGCATTGATGAGTGGCTTCGTTTGAATGTAAAATGCCCCAGATGTCGATGTTCCGTCTTTCCAAACCTTGATCTCAGTGCACTATCCAGTATTCGTGCTGATAGTGATCACTCACCGGCTGCTGTTGTGACAGCAGCTCCTTATGTTAGAACACAACCTCCTAGCCAAAGCTATTTGCTGAGATTGCAGGGCTTGCTTCGGCAAGTTGGTACAGAGAATGGCGGGAATGCAGATTTGGCTTTAGAAGCTGCTGAAAATGGTGTTTTGCCTGTACTAATGCAGCCAAACAGAAGCCCTGAGCCTGGGCGAATGCGTTCCTCCTCACTTGAACACTAA